A single bacterium BMS3Abin11 DNA region contains:
- a CDS encoding cyclic 3',5'-adenosine monophosphate phosphodiesterase — MKLHILNDLHIEFDDFDPSVTDADVIVLAGDIGVGMKGLHWIENRFPDRPVIYVPGNHEFYHHDIALMDEMKAKAPENIHVLNDEQIVIDGVRYLGSILWSDFALFGEADKFFAMQQARQQMTDFSIIQNDGQQFTPEDAIKLHTASRDWLTAMLNKPFDGKTVVVTHHAPSSRSVHQRYARSLLTPAFASNLENLMCEDRVALWVHGHMHESFDYEIYGTRVVCNPRGYAPRALNSEFKPEFIVEI, encoded by the coding sequence ATGAAACTCCACATCCTGAATGACCTGCACATTGAATTCGACGACTTCGATCCCTCGGTAACAGATGCCGATGTCATAGTCCTTGCAGGCGATATTGGTGTGGGTATGAAGGGTCTACACTGGATAGAAAACCGGTTTCCGGACAGGCCGGTAATCTACGTACCCGGCAACCATGAATTTTATCACCATGACATTGCCCTGATGGATGAGATGAAAGCCAAGGCTCCGGAAAATATCCATGTGCTGAATGACGAACAGATAGTGATTGATGGTGTACGATATCTGGGCAGCATCCTGTGGTCAGACTTTGCACTGTTTGGAGAGGCGGATAAGTTCTTTGCCATGCAACAGGCACGACAACAGATGACGGATTTTTCCATCATTCAGAACGACGGTCAGCAATTCACCCCTGAGGATGCCATAAAACTGCACACAGCCAGTCGCGACTGGCTAACAGCAATGCTCAATAAACCCTTCGATGGCAAAACCGTAGTGGTAACTCACCATGCCCCCTCTTCCCGGTCAGTGCACCAGCGATATGCTCGCAGTTTGTTAACTCCAGCTTTCGCGAGCAATCTGGAAAATCTCATGTGTGAAGATCGAGTTGCACTCTGGGTTCACGGCCACATGCATGAATCGTTTGATTATGAGATCTATGGCACGAGGGTAGTTTGCAATCCTCGAGGCTATGCCCCGAGGGCCTTGAACTCGGAATTCAAGCCAGAATTTATCGTGGAAATATAA